From the genome of Fusarium oxysporum f. sp. lycopersici 4287 chromosome 3, whole genome shotgun sequence, one region includes:
- a CDS encoding hypothetical protein (At least one base has a quality score < 10), translating to MASSRPGSLLSARKKQASFSNNVMTRTIDDEAAVDSDTDDYIDESAIDDDDDSSDWEDSMEESGKSSMDDKFLQRVDSKPNLTSRRSLITLMLAQNDRARTLGNHASQSTSAIPRSRMAHGPSLGASPNDSDDAPLMMKGMRGPGLKPIHQVPRSSAQPIMTGPNQIQSQAALSPRTTRRNMLATELTESLRRHLLWERQQKSSTVNAVLKRHHTSHDVANLKQYPERPCMKSEHVNSSSQRQYFSVEANRGYHSSGW from the coding sequence ATGGCTTCATCACGACCTGGCTCGCTGCTCTCTGCACGCAAGAAGCAGGCCTCGTTCAGCAACAATGTCATGACACGAAcaattgatgatgaggcaGCTGTTGACTCAGACACCGACGACTACATCGACGAGAGCGCcatcgatgacgatgacgactcTTCGGACTGGGAGGACTCGATGGAAGAGAGCGGCAAATCCAGCATGGACGACAAGTTCCTCCAGCGAGTGGATTCCAAGCCCAACTTGACCTCGCGACGATCGCTCATTACCCTCATGCTTGCCCAGAACGATCGCGCACGCACTCTTGGTAACCACGCTTCTCAATCGACTTCAGCTATTCCACGATCTCGTATGGCCCACGGCCCGTCACTGGGTGCCTCACCCAATGACTCTGACGATGCTcctctgatgatgaagggcATGCGTGGACCCGGTCTTAAGCCTATCCATCAAGTCCCTAGGTCTAGTGCTCAGCCCATCATGACCGGTCCCAACCAAATCCAGTCTCAAGCTGCGTTGTCACCTCGCACTACTCGTCGCAATATGTTGGCGACTGAGTTGACTGAGTCTCTTCGACGTCACCTCCTTTGGGAGCGACAACAGAAGTCGTCGACAGTCAATGCCGTCCTCAAGCGACACCATACATCACATGATGTGGCCAATTTGAAGCAGTACCCGGAGAGGCCTTGCATGAAGAGCGAGCATGTGAACTCGAGCAGCCAGAGGCAGTACTTTTCCGTTGAGGCCAACCGCGGATACCACTCCAGCGGATGGTGA